In Bradyrhizobium sp. 170, the DNA window GCTTCGTGATGGCGGGCGCGCCGGTGTTCAGCATCATCGACACCTCGAATCCATGGGTCGACGCCAATCCGAAGGAATCCGATTTCACCCATGTCGCAGTCGGCCAGTCCGTCACGCTCGAGGTCGATGCGTTCCCGAACCACCCGTTCAAGGGTACGGTCGGCTCGCTGTCGCCCGGCACCGGCGCGCAATTCGCGATCCTGCCGCCGCAGAACGCGTCGGGCAATTTCGTCAAGGTGGTTCAGCGCGTTCCGGTGCGGATCTATTTCGACAAGAACGACAAGTTCGTCCGCAAGCTGAAGGCCGGCATGAGCGTCTACGCCACGATCGACACCAACCATCGCCGCTCGCTGCCCGCCCTGCTCGGCCTGTCGCCGGCGGTGGCGAACCAGGACCACGATTAGCGCCATGGCGACGCCGGGCGCACCATCGGCTGCCGTTCCGGGTCTCCGCCGGAACATGGTGACGATCTGCGCCATGACGGCGACCATCATGCAGGCGCTGGACACCACCATTGCCAACGTCGCCCTGCCGTACATGCAGGGCACGCTGTCGGCCTCTCAGGACCAGATCAACTGGGTCCTGACCTCCTACATCGTCGCCGCCGCGATCATGACCGCGCCTGTGGGATGGATCGCCAACCGCTTCGGCCGCAAGCGCATCTTCATCATCTGCTCGGCCGGCTTCACCATTGCTTCCGTGATGTGCGGGCTGGCGCAGGACATCGGCCAGATGGTGGTGTTTCGGTTGTTGCAGGGCGTCTTCGGGGCAGCGCTGGTGCCGCTGTCGCAGGCGGTGATGCTCGACTCCTACGCGCTGCATGAGCGCGCCAAGGCGATGGCGATCTGGGGTATGGGCGTGATGATGGGGCCGATCATGGGCCCGTCGCTGGGCGCCTGGCTCACCGAGACCTATTCCTGGCACTGGGTGTTCTTCGTCAACCTGCCGTTCGGCGTCTTTACCGTGCTCGGCCTCATTATCTTCATGGACGAGACGAAGAAGGCCCTCGAGCTGCGCTTCGACTGGTTCGGCTTCACCGCGCTCGCAATCGCCATCGGCTCGCTGCAGCTGGCGCTCGACCGCGGCGAGCAGCTCGGCTGGCTGGAATCCAACGAGATCATCGCAGAATTCATCATCGCCGGCATCGGCTTCTACTATTTCCTCGCGCATTCGCTGACGACGCCGCAGCCGTTCATCCAGTTCGCACTGTTCAAGGACAAGAATTTCGTCGCCGGCTGCGTGTTCATGGCCGTGATGGGGCTGGTGCTATTTTCCACCATGGCCCTTTCCTCGCCGTTCCTGCAGAACGTGATCGGCTATCCCATCATCACGGCAGGCCTTCTGCTGGCGAGCCGCGGTTGCGGCACGTTCGTGGCGATGATGCTGGTCGGCCGCATGATGAACCATATCGAGGCACGAACGCTGATCATCGCAGGCCTCGGCATCACCTGCCTGTCGCTGTTCTACATGACCGGCTGGACCGACCAGACCGGCGTGACAGAGATCGTGATCATCAGCGTGGTCCAGGGCTTTGGTTTCGGCCTGGTGTTCGTGCCGCTCTCCACGGTGGCGTTCCTGACGCTGCCCGATCATCTGCGCACCGACGGCACCTCGATGCTGACCCTGATGCGCAACGTCGCGAGCTCGATCGGGATCTCGCTCGTGATCTCGCAACTGACGCAGGGCACGCGCTACAGCTACGCGGTCCTGTCGGAGCACATCAATCCGTTCAATCACGCCCTGCAGATGCCCGAGGTGCGCGGCCTGATCGATCTCGCCACCGACAAGGGCCGCGCCATGGCTGATATGATGGTCAAGGTGCAGGCGCAGATCATCGCGTTCTCGTACGACTACCAGATGGTGATGATCTTCACCGCCTGCGCGATTCCGCTTGCCATCATGATCGGCTCGACCAAGGCGACGCTGCGCGAACAGTCGGCCGCGCCGGATCATGCGGTGATGGAGTAGAACTTTTCGCCGCGAATTTTCTCCGCTTCGAAGCTAGTTTATTCCTCCACCAGTTCCTTGCTGAGCACCGTCCGCCACTCGCTCGGATCCGTGCTCGCCTCCGGACCGACGTCGTAGGATTCATAAAGACCATCCACGGTTCGGTGTCCCGCGGCCTTGATCATGCCGATGAATTCGCCCCACGCACCACCGAGGCTTTCGTAGCCGCCATGATAGGTGGTCTGGACGATATTCATGGCAGACCACTGTCCTGGCTTCACGCGATTTGCCGGCGCGACGGGTGCGGCGACGGGCAGGCATATCTCGAAATCGAAAATCTCACCGGGATTGCGAAGGTGGTGAGTGAACCAAGGGCCGACGATCGCAACGTTCTGCGCGGCGACGGCGGCCTTTAGTTCAGCAAGGCCGGGTCCCATGACCTTGCGAATGTCTTCGCGCGGAACCTTGATCGGAATCAAGGCCGTGAGTTGCGGCTTGGTTTGAAGGACGCGAAGCGGTTCGATCACGGCTGGTCTCCGGATTTGAGATGGTAGAGTGAAACGAGCGTTCTCGCGCGTTTCACTCGGCGGACGTAGAGCGCGGTGCATGCGTCGCTGATGGGGCGCTGCTTATGATTTGAGAGTTGTCTCAAGCCGCGCGTAGCTCGCTTCCATTCCATCCTCCATGCCGGTCGCCAGCATCGTGGCGCGCGTCGCTGCATCAGGCAACGTCATCCGCATGGTCATCAGCGTGCCGGTGCCGTCGGGTGCAAAATTTGTTTCGACATGATTGTCCGGTGTCGGGTCAGGCAGATGCATCCGTTCGACGTGAACGAGCCGGCTGAACGGCACCGTCTCAATAAACTCTCCGGTCAGGTAGAAGCCGCCACCCTTGCCGTCGCTCCATTCGTACCGGATCTTGCCGCCGGGGCGCGCCTCGTTGATGCAGACCGGCATCGTCCAGCCCTCCGGACCGAGCAGCCACTTCTGGATCAGCGCGGGTTCGGTATGCGCGCGATACACAGCCTCTGGCGCGGCGGCGAACTGCCTGGTTACAACGACGTTGGTGTCGCCTTCGGTCTTCAACGTCAACTTGCTCATCGGACTGCCTTTCACTCTTCGGTTTTCATGGCGGCCAGAACGTCGTCCAACCGGTTGTAGTTCGCCGTCAGGGTCTGTCGCAGCATCCCGAGCCATTCGTCGATCTCGGCAACGGCCGTCGGCGCCAGCCGGCACGGCCGCTTCGTGCCTTCGACACGCCGGAGGATGAGACCTGCGCCTTCGAGCACCTTGAGGTGTCGGGAGATGGCGGGTTGCGTCATCTCGAACGGCTGGGCCAGTTCCATGACGGTTGCCTCGCCCAACGCGAGACGCGCCAGGATCGCCCGACGCGTTGGGTCAGCCAGTGCGGAAAAGGCAGCGTCCAGGTTCGACATCGTATATCTCGTATCAGTTATATAACTAACTTATTATATAACTGATAACGATTGTCAACCCGAGATTCCGAGCGATTACCTTGCCGCCGCGACGATGCGCTTCGCCCCTTCGAGTGCGCGCCGGGCCCGCGCCTCAGCACCCACCGTCCGCGCGAGCGTCGCGGTCGGGACCTCGATGCTGATGGCGATATCCGGCGGCATGGAGCGCGCCAGCGAAACAAGATCGAGGCCGCCCTCTCCGGGAAACATCCGCTCGTTGCGAGCGGCGTGGATCATTTCCTCTGGTGTCGCCGGCCGTTCGGCCGGGGCGTCGCATAATTGCCAATAGTGAAGCTTGCCGGCGGGGATCCTTGCGATGTCGACGACCGAGCTTTGCGACCGGTCGAAATGCAGGGCATCGACGAGAACCCCGGCATTTGCTTGCGCAACCCGTTCGACGATTCGTCTGGCAGTCTCCAGATCAGGCACGGTCGTCCATGGCATGAACTCGAGATCCGCCGTCAATCCATAGGGCGCAGCAGCCTCGCAAAATCCGGCAAAGCGATCCGCAAACCGGTCCAGATCGGGATCGTATGCCGCGACCAGAATATGCTTTGCGCGGAGACGCGCACCCGCTTCGAAAAACGCGGAGAAGGCAGCGATCTCCGTTTCAGGCCGGATGGCGACCACCTCCAGGTCCGCGACGGTCACGCCGGTCGCATCCAACCGCGCGATGGTTTCCCGCATGGCCGCGTCATCTTCCATCAGCGGATAGGCAACGCCTCCAGGCATCGCCGGCAGAAGACGGAGTCCGACGTGGTCGTAGCCGCAGGCGGTGGCGACGTCGATCAATTCGAGTGGTGCAAGTTCGAGCGCGGTAAGCGCGGCAAGGGAGAACGACGGCATCATTCGACACTCGTAATGCGGCCATCAAGCGCGAAGGTGCGCCGCGCCTGGAATACGCGTGTCGCAAGAAACCCGCTGGCGGTTACGCGCTTCGTCGTGTGCCCGCGCGTCAGCCAATGGCGATAATCGGTCAGGTCTTTTCGCTCAACGTCGCTCCAGATGGCCAGAAAACCTGCTCCGCGCATCGCCTGCCCTCTGTTATCGGGCGGGTTCTACCCCGCTGCACATCAGCGTAGCGCTTGGCCGTGATCGCGTCGAATGCATTTCCAGTCACGGCAATCGCGCCGGCGTTGCGTTATGGTGGCGATATGCTCTGCTTGGCCTGCAGGCTCAACCACATGCCGCCAAGCGACAGCACGCCGCCGATCAGATGGATCATGGTCGGCGCCTCGCCAAGAAAGAGCATTGACAGCACGGCGCTGACGATCGGCCCGAGATAGAGGCTGAGGGAGGTCGACACCGCGCCGAATTTCGAGCCGAGATAAGCATAGGCCGAATAGGCAAAAAGGCCGGGGACGAGCCCAGCGAAGAGATAGACCAGCGCCGCACGCCCGCTGAACGCGGCGGCAGGCACAGACCACATTTCGTGGACGGCGAACGGCAGCGAGAACAGCGCGCCTGCGGCCGCGAACAGGCCGATCCGCGCCAGAAAGCTCACGCCGCTGCCCACACGGTTCTGCAGCAGGGTGTACCCCGCCCAACCCAGCATCGCCATCAGTGCGAGCAGATCGCCGGGCGCCACGCCGGCCCCGACGGCGGCTTGCCCCCTGGTAATGATCAACGCGGCGCCCGCCAGCGACAGCAGCACGCCGATGATCTGGCGTCGATGGATGGGTTCCTGGCCCGACACGAAAGAAAACAGCAGTACCACGAGCGGCGCGAGTGACATGATCAGCGCCAGGTTGATCGCTGAGGTCGTGACACCGGCGACATAGACCGGGCCGCCGCAGACGAACATGCCGAGGAAACCAGCCACGATGATGCCGGGCGTCTGCCCGTTCAACACGCCGGGCTTTTCGCGCAGCGCCATCACGACAGCCGGCAGCAGGCCGAGCGCCACAATGCTCCAGCGAAAGAAGGCGATCGAGAACGGCGGAACGCTCCCGGCAACGCCGCGCGCCAGAATCATGTTGGAGACCTGCGCGGTTGCCACCAGCAGAAAGCCGAGCAGGCCCAGCACTTCGCGTGCCCTGCTGGCGGCTTCCTTGGGTTCGATCATGTTCAATCCGGTGCTGGCGTCTCTGGCGACGAACAGGAGCCTAACCCGCCAGCTTACCGGCAGCTATAGCTCGAAGCCTGCTTTGCATCCCCATTGCCGTTCCACGTCGTCCGCAGCGGATAGACGCAGACGGGATGGCGGCGACGTCGATCAATTCGAGCGGTGCAAGTTCGAGCGCGGTAAGCGCGGCAAAGGAGAACGACGGCATCATTCGACACTCCCGATGCGGACATCGAGCGCATCGGACACGGCGATATAGGCAAACGCGATCGCCGGTCCGAGCGTGATTCCCGGTCCGGGGTAGGTTCCGCCCATGATCGACTGCATGTCATTTCCGCAAGCGTAGAGGCCGGCAATGGGCCGATTGCCGACATCGAGAACGCGGGCAGCCTCGTCCGTGACAAGTCCGGACGAGGTGCCGATATCGGAAGGATAAAGCCGCACCGCGTAGAAGGGGGCCGTCGCGATAGGGCCAAGGTTGGGATTGGCCCCACCCGCAGACGCATCGCCGTTGTGATGTTGATACACCGTGCTTCCCCTGCCGAATTCGGGATCACGGCCAGTTTGCGCATAGAAGTTCATCCTGTCGACCGTCTCGCGCAATTGACCGGGATCGATGTTCAATTGCAGCTCAAGCTGCTCGATGGTGTCGGCGGCAGAGAGATAGCCGTCGGCGACAGCGCCTCTCACGCCCCAGCCACCGGGCCGCACCATGCCAAGACCATATTTCCGGACTGAAACCGCATCCGCGATCAGAAAGGCCGGGATGGCCGATTTTCCCTTCGCCAACATCTCCAGCGCAAACTGGTGATAGGAGATCGCCTCATTGACGAACCGACGCCCGTTGCTGTCGACAACCAGGGTGCCCGGTTTGGCACGGTCGAGCACGAAGTGCGGAAAGACCGCTTGTGATCCGTCGCGCCGCCGCCGGATCGATGCGGGCGCCCAGAACGCAGCGCTGACATCCCGCACGCTGAGCCGCGCACCGATCTCGAGGGCCTTGTCCTGCGCATCACCGCTCGAGCCCGGCGCAACGGACGACCAGCCGGCCTCGGTTCCAAGCGCCGCGAGACGCCGCTCGGCATGGCGGTTGAACCCACCTCCCGCCAAGATCAGCGCGGCATTGACGCCGATCTCCCGCGATACTCCCTCCGAAGTCAAACTTGCGGCAGTAACGGCACCGTCGGATTCCCGGATGATCTTCGCGAGCGACGCGCCCGTCAGGATATCCACGTCGTGACGCATCAAGGAATACAGCAGCCGGCCGATCAGGGCATTGCCCATCACGAGCCGTGTGCCTCTGCCATGGCTTACTCTGTCGCGCGCATAACGCGCAACCAGCCGTGTGGAATGCAGCAATGATCCGATCGATTTCGTCGACGACAACAGGTGACCGATATCAGCCCTGTCGACCATCATTCCGCCAAGCAGCGTGAACTCCGGCAATGGCGGACGAACCAGCTTGAACGCCTCGCCAAGCAACCGCCCGTCGAATGGGTACGGCTCCAGCGCGCGCCCGGCGAGCGCAGCACCGGCAAGCTCCGAGCGATAGTCGGGATGACGCGCATAGGCCCGCAATTTCACTTCGGAATGATTTTCCAGAACCTCGACTGCCGCGGGACCTGCCTTCAGGAAGGCTGCGCGCAGCGCAACGTCGGCATGGTTTCCAACGATCTGCTGCAGATATTTTTCGACGTTCGCTGCGCTATCGGTCGCACCGAGCGCCGACGCATGGCGCGTATTGGGGATCCAGATCGATCCCGCCGACAGCGCGGAGGTACCGCCGACGAACCCGGTCTTCTCGACCAGCAGCGTTTTCGCGCCTCGAATGGCGGAAAAAAGCGCAGCCGACATGCCGGCCGCTCCGGCGCCGATTACGACGACGTCGTAACCGGGCGAGACCTCGGACAATCCACGGCGGCGCAAGGACAGCTACCGGCAGCTAAAGCTTGAAGCCTGCTTTGCATCCCCGTTGCCGCTCCACGTCGTCCGCAGCGGATAGACGCAGACGGGATAGCTGACGCTGTTGTCGCGCGACGTCAGCAGGATTTCACCCGGCGCCGTGCCTTCCTCGACCCAGTCCACCAGTGCGGTGAAGAACTGGTCCTGCTCGCGCGTCGGCGTCTGGTTGGCATTGCCGGGCAGTTTCGGCAGCGGCACGGTGTCGTTCTTGCCACCGACCGTGTAGGCCCGGCCCTGCGAAGAGTGCGCCGAACCCGGCAGCAGGTACATCCGCATGAACTTCTGCACCTCGGCGTGTCCGCCCATCGCCGCCACCACGCGCTCGTGATAATTGATGTTGCCGGCAGGCGGGATCGCGTCGTCGACCAGACCGGTATAGACGACGACCTTGCGGCCGAGCTCGCGCAGCTTCCCGAGATCGGCCTTGTCCGTGATGAGGTCGCTGAACAGCGTCGGCTGCAACGCGACGCCCTTGTTCACGGCGTCGGCGAGCCCGGCGTAATCCAGCTCCAGCCATTTGTTGCGCACATTGGTCGATGCGTTCGTGATCGGCGCGCCTGATGAGGTGCTGGCGTCGGGCGCGTAGCTGACATCCTGCAGCGCCAACGCCACACCGTAGGCGGAAGCACTGGTGATCAGGGTACCGATGGCGGTGCTCTTGGTGAAGGTCCACCAGAGCTGGTTCTTGCCAAGCGATTTGCCGGACCGCGCGTCGGCGCTTTGGGCAACGTCGAAACTTCCATCGCTGGTGGCGCCGTACCAGATCCTGTTCAGCGCGTTCGCCTCCTTGAGGCTCATGCAGACCGCGGCGTCGGCATTGCTTCCGGTCACACCCTCGCCGGCAACGCCGGCGCACAGCATGTCGGCGTCACGCGCGGGATTGTAGTCGCAGGCAAAGGGATCGAGCAGGAAACCAAGCCCCGCCTTGTCGCAGGCGGCAACCGCGCGCTTGTTGGCGGCGGCGACCTTGGCGGCGAAGGCTGTGGCCTCCGCCTTGTTCGCCGAGGTGAAGCCGAGTTCGGTCTTCATCACGATCTGCGGATAGAGTCCGGCCGTTCCGAATTTCGCGATGCTCAGCGCCGGCTGCGCGATCATGTAGCCGTCGTAGAGCTCCGGATATTCCTGCACGAGCTTCATGCCCTGCCGGCCGCCCTGCGAATGGCCGTCATAGTAGGCATATTTCGGCGCCTTGCCGTAATAGAGGTTGACCAGCGCTTTGGTCTTGACGGCCTGCTCGACCATGGCTCGCACCGAGAAATCACGCAGCGATTCCACGTTGACCTTGCCGTCGGACAGAAACGCGAACGAGCCATCCTGGTACCAGGGCTGGCCCGCGTCCGTGGTGCCGGACGCGTAGCCGATATTGGCGTTGACGATGGCCGGCACCTTGCTGCCGATCTTGTCCGCATAACGATGGCCGCCGCCGACCCATCCGCCGCCGCCATAGTTGCGGATGCGCTCGTTCCAGTTGGCGTGCGTCGGCAGCCAGACCTCGATGCCGATACCTTCGGAATAGGAGCGCGCATTCTTGTCCTTTTCCGCCGTGGCGCCGGGGCCGACCAGCAGCTTCACCAGACACAGATCGGCCGCCGCCGTCACCGGCTGTGGCGCATCGATCGCCTTCAATTCCTCACCCTTCTTCACCAGCCGAACCGCGACGACCGACGTATCGGCATCCGGGCGAAAGGCCGTCTTGATGCCGTCATCGCAGGAAAGCGTATCGGCTAACGCCGGCGTCAGATGGCAGCAGGCGGCCAACAGCAGCGCCGCGGAGATATTCGTTCCTCGCGTGATCGACATCGTTTCACTTCCCTTTTGGTTTTCTTGTTGTGCAAGTCAGGCCCTGGGCATGGTCAGCGGCCGCGATTCCCGGGTTTGGGCCGCGAGCCTGATCGCGGCGTTGGCGGCGCCGAAGCCGTGATAGTTGCGCCGTTCGACGATCTCGAAGAAGAACCGCTCGTCGAAGGCGTGGGTGTAGACCTGGAAGAACTCGCCGTCGCCTTCGCGGTCGTAGAGAATCTGGTTGTCGCGAAGCGCGGTCATGGTCGCGGCGTCGAGGCCGTATTTGGCTTCGATGTCGTCGTAGTAATTGTCGGGGATCTTCAGGAAGTCCGCGCCGCGCGCGCGCATGTCGGCAACCGCAGCGAAGATATCGCGGCAGGAGAACGCGACGTGCTGCACGCCGGAGCCGAAGAATTCGTGGATGAAACGGGCCGACAGCGTGCGGGTGGCCGACGAACCGTTGAGCACCACGCGCAGGCTCTGATTGCCATTGATCAGCGCCTGGCTCTGCACGAGGCCAACCGGGTCCGCGATCTCCATCTGCGGCAGGCGCTCCAGATCGAGAATGCCGGTATAGAACAACAGCCACGACAGCATCTCATCATAAGGCATCGACTGCGAGATGTGATCAACGGCATCGAGCCGATCGGTCGCCGCATCGCTGCGCAGCAGATCGAAATCGAGGTCCCAGTTCTTGCCGGCCTGTTCCAGGAAATACAGCAGGCTGCCGCCGACGCCGCGGATTGCCGGAATCTCGAGTTCGCCTGGCCCGACCGGCTGGTAGAAGGTCCGCGCCTGAAGCGCCTCCGCCCGCGCCATGGTCCTGCCGGCGTCATCCACATCAATGGCGATGGCGCAGACGCCGGGGCCGTGCGCGACAAAGTGCGAATGCGCGAAGCCATCAGGCTCGCAATTGATCACGAGATCAATATGGCCCTGCGACCAGCGTTCGACATCCTTGCTGCGATGAGCGCCGGTCTTGCGAAAGCCGAGTTGGCCGAACAGCGCGGCGAGGTCGCTGGCCTTCTCTTCACTGACGGCGAACTCGATGAAGCCGACGCCGCGGCTGCGAGCCTTCGGCTGCAGCGGCATCGCAGGAGCTCCGGACGCGGCGCCGCGGACGTCATCCTCGAGCAGAATCAGGGAGCGCAGCCCGTCGGTCGCCGTACGGACTGCAGAGCCGGCGCGAAACTGGTCGTTGAATATTTCCAGCGACAGCGGCCCCGCATAGCCGGTGGCGAGCACGGCTTCCACGAACTGCGCGACCGGCAGGTCGCCCTGGCCCGGGAAGCAGCGGAAATGCCGGCTCCAGGACAGCACGTCGAGGCCGAGTTTCGGCGCGTCGGCCAGTTGCAGCAGAAATATCTTGTCGGCCGGGATCGATTGGATCGGCAGCGTCGGAAACGATGGCGCCAGCGCATGAAAACTGTCGAGAATGATGCCGATCGACTTGTGATCGGCGCGCCGTACGATTTCCCAGGCATCGCGATAATCGTTGACGTGACGCCCCCAGGCGAGCGCCTCATAGCCGACGCGCAATCCGCGCGCGGCGGCCCGGTCACCCAGTTCGCGGAAATCGGCAGCCGCGCGGTCGATGCCGCCGAGCGAGGCCGGCGAAATATTGCTGCAGATCAGCATCAGATCGGTCTGCAATTCCTGCATCAGGTCAAACTTGCGTTCGGCGCGCGCAAAATTGCGGGTACGCTGCGGCTCCGGCATGCCTTCGAAGTCACGGAATGGCTGGAACGCGCAGATCGAGAGCCCGAGATCCCGGCACATCTGACCGACGTCGCGCGGGCTGCCGCTGAACGAAAGCAGGTCGTTCTCAAAAATCTCGACGGCATCGAAGCCGGCCGCGGCGATCGCGCGCAGCTTTTCATCGAGCGCGCCGCTCAGCGAAACCGTGGCGATCGAGCGCTTGTTCATGCGGCCGTCTC includes these proteins:
- a CDS encoding MDR family MFS transporter; translation: MATPGAPSAAVPGLRRNMVTICAMTATIMQALDTTIANVALPYMQGTLSASQDQINWVLTSYIVAAAIMTAPVGWIANRFGRKRIFIICSAGFTIASVMCGLAQDIGQMVVFRLLQGVFGAALVPLSQAVMLDSYALHERAKAMAIWGMGVMMGPIMGPSLGAWLTETYSWHWVFFVNLPFGVFTVLGLIIFMDETKKALELRFDWFGFTALAIAIGSLQLALDRGEQLGWLESNEIIAEFIIAGIGFYYFLAHSLTTPQPFIQFALFKDKNFVAGCVFMAVMGLVLFSTMALSSPFLQNVIGYPIITAGLLLASRGCGTFVAMMLVGRMMNHIEARTLIIAGLGITCLSLFYMTGWTDQTGVTEIVIISVVQGFGFGLVFVPLSTVAFLTLPDHLRTDGTSMLTLMRNVASSIGISLVISQLTQGTRYSYAVLSEHINPFNHALQMPEVRGLIDLATDKGRAMADMMVKVQAQIIAFSYDYQMVMIFTACAIPLAIMIGSTKATLREQSAAPDHAVME
- a CDS encoding GyrI-like domain-containing protein codes for the protein MIEPLRVLQTKPQLTALIPIKVPREDIRKVMGPGLAELKAAVAAQNVAIVGPWFTHHLRNPGEIFDFEICLPVAAPVAPANRVKPGQWSAMNIVQTTYHGGYESLGGAWGEFIGMIKAAGHRTVDGLYESYDVGPEASTDPSEWRTVLSKELVEE
- a CDS encoding SRPBCC domain-containing protein; the protein is MSKLTLKTEGDTNVVVTRQFAAAPEAVYRAHTEPALIQKWLLGPEGWTMPVCINEARPGGKIRYEWSDGKGGGFYLTGEFIETVPFSRLVHVERMHLPDPTPDNHVETNFAPDGTGTLMTMRMTLPDAATRATMLATGMEDGMEASYARLETTLKS
- a CDS encoding metalloregulator ArsR/SmtB family transcription factor, with translation MSNLDAAFSALADPTRRAILARLALGEATVMELAQPFEMTQPAISRHLKVLEGAGLILRRVEGTKRPCRLAPTAVAEIDEWLGMLRQTLTANYNRLDDVLAAMKTEE
- a CDS encoding TIM barrel protein — encoded protein: MMPSFSLAALTALELAPLELIDVATACGYDHVGLRLLPAMPGGVAYPLMEDDAAMRETIARLDATGVTVADLEVVAIRPETEIAAFSAFFEAGARLRAKHILVAAYDPDLDRFADRFAGFCEAAAPYGLTADLEFMPWTTVPDLETARRIVERVAQANAGVLVDALHFDRSQSSVVDIARIPAGKLHYWQLCDAPAERPATPEEMIHAARNERMFPGEGGLDLVSLARSMPPDIAISIEVPTATLARTVGAEARARRALEGAKRIVAAAR
- a CDS encoding DMT family transporter, with translation MIEPKEAASRAREVLGLLGFLLVATAQVSNMILARGVAGSVPPFSIAFFRWSIVALGLLPAVVMALREKPGVLNGQTPGIIVAGFLGMFVCGGPVYVAGVTTSAINLALIMSLAPLVVLLFSFVSGQEPIHRRQIIGVLLSLAGAALIITRGQAAVGAGVAPGDLLALMAMLGWAGYTLLQNRVGSGVSFLARIGLFAAAGALFSLPFAVHEMWSVPAAAFSGRAALVYLFAGLVPGLFAYSAYAYLGSKFGAVSTSLSLYLGPIVSAVLSMLFLGEAPTMIHLIGGVLSLGGMWLSLQAKQSISPP
- a CDS encoding FAD-dependent oxidoreductase, with protein sequence MRRRGLSEVSPGYDVVVIGAGAAGMSAALFSAIRGAKTLLVEKTGFVGGTSALSAGSIWIPNTRHASALGATDSAANVEKYLQQIVGNHADVALRAAFLKAGPAAVEVLENHSEVKLRAYARHPDYRSELAGAALAGRALEPYPFDGRLLGEAFKLVRPPLPEFTLLGGMMVDRADIGHLLSSTKSIGSLLHSTRLVARYARDRVSHGRGTRLVMGNALIGRLLYSLMRHDVDILTGASLAKIIRESDGAVTAASLTSEGVSREIGVNAALILAGGGFNRHAERRLAALGTEAGWSSVAPGSSGDAQDKALEIGARLSVRDVSAAFWAPASIRRRRDGSQAVFPHFVLDRAKPGTLVVDSNGRRFVNEAISYHQFALEMLAKGKSAIPAFLIADAVSVRKYGLGMVRPGGWGVRGAVADGYLSAADTIEQLELQLNIDPGQLRETVDRMNFYAQTGRDPEFGRGSTVYQHHNGDASAGGANPNLGPIATAPFYAVRLYPSDIGTSSGLVTDEAARVLDVGNRPIAGLYACGNDMQSIMGGTYPGPGITLGPAIAFAYIAVSDALDVRIGSVE
- a CDS encoding tannase/feruloyl esterase family alpha/beta hydrolase; translation: MSITRGTNISAALLLAACCHLTPALADTLSCDDGIKTAFRPDADTSVVAVRLVKKGEELKAIDAPQPVTAAADLCLVKLLVGPGATAEKDKNARSYSEGIGIEVWLPTHANWNERIRNYGGGGWVGGGHRYADKIGSKVPAIVNANIGYASGTTDAGQPWYQDGSFAFLSDGKVNVESLRDFSVRAMVEQAVKTKALVNLYYGKAPKYAYYDGHSQGGRQGMKLVQEYPELYDGYMIAQPALSIAKFGTAGLYPQIVMKTELGFTSANKAEATAFAAKVAAANKRAVAACDKAGLGFLLDPFACDYNPARDADMLCAGVAGEGVTGSNADAAVCMSLKEANALNRIWYGATSDGSFDVAQSADARSGKSLGKNQLWWTFTKSTAIGTLITSASAYGVALALQDVSYAPDASTSSGAPITNASTNVRNKWLELDYAGLADAVNKGVALQPTLFSDLITDKADLGKLRELGRKVVVYTGLVDDAIPPAGNINYHERVVAAMGGHAEVQKFMRMYLLPGSAHSSQGRAYTVGGKNDTVPLPKLPGNANQTPTREQDQFFTALVDWVEEGTAPGEILLTSRDNSVSYPVCVYPLRTTWSGNGDAKQASSFSCR
- a CDS encoding sugar phosphate isomerase/epimerase and 4-hydroxyphenylpyruvate domain-containing protein, translating into MNKRSIATVSLSGALDEKLRAIAAAGFDAVEIFENDLLSFSGSPRDVGQMCRDLGLSICAFQPFRDFEGMPEPQRTRNFARAERKFDLMQELQTDLMLICSNISPASLGGIDRAAADFRELGDRAAARGLRVGYEALAWGRHVNDYRDAWEIVRRADHKSIGIILDSFHALAPSFPTLPIQSIPADKIFLLQLADAPKLGLDVLSWSRHFRCFPGQGDLPVAQFVEAVLATGYAGPLSLEIFNDQFRAGSAVRTATDGLRSLILLEDDVRGAASGAPAMPLQPKARSRGVGFIEFAVSEEKASDLAALFGQLGFRKTGAHRSKDVERWSQGHIDLVINCEPDGFAHSHFVAHGPGVCAIAIDVDDAGRTMARAEALQARTFYQPVGPGELEIPAIRGVGGSLLYFLEQAGKNWDLDFDLLRSDAATDRLDAVDHISQSMPYDEMLSWLLFYTGILDLERLPQMEIADPVGLVQSQALINGNQSLRVVLNGSSATRTLSARFIHEFFGSGVQHVAFSCRDIFAAVADMRARGADFLKIPDNYYDDIEAKYGLDAATMTALRDNQILYDREGDGEFFQVYTHAFDERFFFEIVERRNYHGFGAANAAIRLAAQTRESRPLTMPRA